Proteins co-encoded in one Polaromonas vacuolata genomic window:
- the efp gene encoding elongation factor P yields MKIAQEIRAGNVIMHGKDPMVVLKTEYSRGGRNSATVRMKLKSLIGSFGTEQVFKADDKIDQVILDKKDCTYSYFADPMYICMDSEFNQYEVEAENMGDSLNYLQDGMELEVVFYDGKAISVEVPTSVEREITWTEPAVKGDTSGKVLKPAKLATGFEIGVPIFVAQGDVVEIDTRTGEYRKRV; encoded by the coding sequence ATGAAAATTGCTCAAGAAATCCGCGCTGGTAACGTCATCATGCACGGCAAAGACCCGATGGTCGTGCTCAAGACTGAATACAGCCGTGGTGGCCGCAATTCCGCCACCGTGCGCATGAAGCTTAAAAGCCTGATTGGCAGCTTTGGCACCGAGCAAGTCTTCAAAGCCGACGACAAAATCGACCAAGTCATTTTGGACAAAAAAGACTGCACCTACTCTTACTTTGCAGACCCTATGTACATCTGCATGGACTCCGAGTTCAACCAATACGAAGTCGAAGCCGAAAACATGGGTGACTCGCTGAACTACCTGCAAGACGGCATGGAACTCGAAGTCGTGTTTTATGACGGCAAGGCGATTTCAGTTGAAGTACCAACCAGCGTTGAGCGCGAAATCACCTGGACCGAGCCAGCTGTTAAGGGCGACACATCCGGCAAGGTTTTAAAGCCTGCAAAACTGGCTACTGGTTTTGAAATCGGCGTGCCAATTTTTGTCGCGCAAGGCGATGTTGTCGAAATCGACACCCGCACCGGCGAATACCGCAAACGCGTTTAA
- the earP gene encoding elongation factor P maturation arginine rhamnosyltransferase EarP: MNSIRAAQTPEKPGISPFGQWDIFCQVIDNFGDIGVCWRLASDLAARGHQVRLWTDDSSALAWMAPSACAGVKVMPWNLSVEAISAELRERPTGHLIETFGCELAPNFLHACVEIVDQSGTQPVWINLEYLSAEAYVERCHALPSPVQSGPAKGWRKHFFYPGFTPATGGLLRERDLIMRQQTFERRAWLCGQGVTRDDEKIVSLFCYEPPALVALLRQFSQRGLQDQPVRLLVTAGRSAQAVSQALQLLGSDHGKLSITWLPLLTQLDFDHLLWSADLNFVRGEDSLVRALWAGKPLVWQIYPQDDGAQHDKLDAFLNLLQAPHSLRALHYCWNRDQVISDGLAEIVIDMPAWQQTLSSARSVLLEQIDLASALTEFAAKKR; the protein is encoded by the coding sequence ATGAACAGCATCAGAGCAGCACAAACACCGGAAAAACCCGGTATCAGTCCTTTCGGTCAATGGGATATTTTCTGCCAAGTTATAGACAATTTTGGCGACATAGGCGTGTGCTGGCGCTTAGCCTCAGATTTGGCGGCGCGCGGTCATCAAGTCAGGCTTTGGACCGATGACAGCAGCGCATTAGCGTGGATGGCGCCTAGCGCTTGTGCGGGCGTTAAGGTAATGCCGTGGAATTTATCCGTTGAAGCGATAAGCGCAGAACTCCGCGAGCGTCCTACCGGCCATCTGATAGAGACTTTTGGTTGCGAGCTAGCACCCAATTTTTTACACGCCTGCGTTGAAATAGTCGACCAAAGTGGCACGCAACCGGTTTGGATTAACCTCGAATACCTATCCGCCGAAGCCTATGTCGAACGCTGCCACGCCCTGCCCTCGCCGGTGCAAAGCGGTCCAGCAAAAGGCTGGCGCAAACATTTTTTCTATCCCGGCTTTACCCCTGCGACGGGCGGGCTGCTGCGTGAACGCGATTTAATCATGCGGCAGCAGACGTTTGAGCGCCGCGCTTGGTTATGCGGCCAAGGTGTTACGCGGGATGACGAAAAAATTGTCAGTCTTTTTTGTTATGAGCCACCAGCGCTTGTGGCATTACTGCGTCAATTTAGCCAGCGTGGCTTGCAAGACCAGCCAGTGCGGCTACTCGTGACCGCCGGGCGCAGCGCGCAAGCCGTCAGCCAAGCCCTGCAGCTGCTAGGCTCTGACCACGGCAAACTCTCGATAACTTGGCTGCCCTTGCTGACGCAGCTTGATTTTGACCACCTGCTCTGGAGCGCCGACCTTAATTTTGTACGTGGTGAAGACTCTCTGGTGCGCGCGCTTTGGGCCGGCAAACCGCTGGTCTGGCAAATTTACCCGCAGGACGACGGCGCGCAGCATGACAAGCTGGATGCCTTTTTAAATTTACTGCAAGCACCTCACTCGCTGCGCGCACTGCACTACTGCTGGAACCGTGACCAAGTCATAAGCGATGGGCTGGCAGAAATCGTCATAGATATGCCAGCATGGCAACAAACACTGAGTAGCGCCCGCTCAGTGTTGCTAGAGCAGATTGACCTTGCCAGCGCCCTGACCGAATTCGCCGCAAAAAAACGCTAA
- the uvrC gene encoding excinuclease ABC subunit UvrC, whose translation MTKAHEFDPQLLSEVAALPALPGVYRYFDAEGGVLYVGKARNLKKRVTNYFQKNHGGSRIGHMVTKIARMETTVVRSEAEALLLENNLIKTLNPKFNILFRDDKSYPYLKFASHTFARMTYYRGAVEKKHRYFGPYPSAWAVKESILLLQKVFRLRTCEDTVFSNRSRPCLLYQIKRCSGPCVGYITPEQYALDVENAEKFLQGQTQEILTGLEKQMLAHAEKLEFEQAADLRNQISALSKVLHQQSMETGGDKDVDMLAVKVLGGKACVNLAMVRGGRHLGDRAYFPAHVDSAVDFSEIDAELGFEISAEGDTEIAALASEDEADVDAVVDAVVDAVDAVDAVIDSTTNITSDITSDITSDITSDITSDITSDIASDSLALSAKPAAPRRVKSIEALVLEAFIAQHYIDVLPPPMLVCSESVDKNLLRALSLQTGVRIKAIFQPREQGRIWLDMAQKNADLQLARLLAEQGSQQARTRALSEALDLKMEDLTDLRIECFDISHTAGEATQASCVVFHEHKMQSAQYRRYNIEGITPGDDYAAMRQVLTRRYTKLAEAARNNEARMPDLVLVDGGKGQVSMAREVFAELGLDLGLIAGVEKGEGRKVGLEELVFADGREKIYLGRDSAALMLIAQIRDEAHRFAITGMRAKRASVRTGGSKLEEIPGIGPKRRASLLQRFGGVRGIASASAQDIATVDGISKELAEEIYRVLH comes from the coding sequence ATGACTAAAGCCCACGAATTTGATCCCCAGCTGCTCAGTGAAGTAGCCGCCCTACCGGCTCTGCCCGGCGTTTATCGCTACTTTGATGCGGAAGGCGGTGTGCTCTATGTGGGCAAGGCGCGCAATCTTAAAAAACGCGTCACCAATTATTTTCAGAAAAACCATGGCGGCTCACGCATTGGTCACATGGTGACCAAGATTGCCCGCATGGAGACCACCGTGGTGCGCTCCGAGGCCGAGGCTTTGCTGCTTGAAAACAACCTAATTAAGACGCTAAACCCCAAGTTCAACATCTTGTTTAGAGACGATAAAAGTTATCCCTATCTCAAGTTTGCCAGCCACACTTTTGCGCGCATGACGTATTACCGCGGCGCGGTGGAGAAAAAGCACCGCTACTTCGGCCCCTATCCCAGCGCTTGGGCGGTTAAGGAAAGTATTTTGCTGCTGCAAAAAGTCTTTCGCCTGCGCACTTGTGAGGACACGGTGTTTAGCAACCGCAGTCGGCCTTGTTTGCTGTATCAAATCAAACGCTGCTCAGGCCCTTGCGTGGGTTACATCACGCCTGAGCAATACGCATTAGATGTGGAAAATGCAGAAAAATTCTTGCAAGGCCAAACCCAAGAAATCCTCACCGGTTTAGAAAAGCAAATGCTGGCACATGCGGAAAAGCTTGAGTTTGAACAGGCGGCTGATCTGCGCAACCAGATCTCCGCGCTGTCTAAAGTCTTGCATCAGCAGTCAATGGAGACCGGCGGTGACAAGGACGTTGATATGTTGGCGGTGAAGGTTTTGGGCGGTAAGGCCTGCGTTAACTTGGCCATGGTGCGCGGTGGTCGGCACTTAGGGGACCGGGCTTATTTTCCGGCGCATGTAGACAGTGCTGTGGATTTTTCAGAGATCGATGCTGAGTTAGGGTTTGAGATTAGCGCCGAGGGCGACACAGAAATTGCTGCGTTGGCGAGCGAAGATGAGGCGGATGTTGATGCGGTCGTTGATGCGGTCGTTGATGCAGTCGATGCAGTCGATGCAGTGATCGACTCCACGACCAACATCACAAGCGACATCACAAGCGACATCACAAGCGACATCACAAGCGACATCACAAGCGACATCACAAGCGACATAGCCAGCGACTCCCTTGCTCTGTCCGCAAAACCCGCCGCGCCGCGCCGCGTCAAAAGCATAGAGGCCTTGGTGTTAGAGGCTTTTATCGCGCAGCACTACATCGATGTGCTGCCGCCACCCATGCTGGTGTGCAGTGAGTCAGTCGATAAAAATTTGCTGCGCGCGCTATCGCTACAAACCGGCGTGCGCATCAAGGCTATATTTCAGCCCCGTGAGCAAGGCCGAATTTGGCTAGACATGGCGCAGAAAAATGCTGATTTGCAACTCGCCCGTTTGCTCGCCGAGCAGGGCTCTCAGCAAGCCAGAACGCGTGCACTCAGCGAAGCTTTAGATTTGAAAATGGAAGACCTCACTGATTTGCGGATTGAGTGCTTTGATATCTCTCACACCGCTGGCGAGGCGACACAGGCGTCTTGCGTGGTGTTTCACGAACACAAAATGCAAAGCGCCCAATATCGGCGCTACAACATCGAAGGCATTACCCCGGGCGACGACTATGCGGCTATGCGCCAAGTGCTAACTCGGCGCTACACCAAGCTGGCCGAGGCGGCGCGCAACAACGAGGCGCGCATGCCAGACTTGGTGTTGGTTGACGGTGGCAAAGGCCAAGTGTCTATGGCGCGTGAGGTGTTTGCGGAATTGGGACTGGACTTGGGCTTGATTGCCGGCGTCGAAAAAGGCGAGGGTCGCAAAGTCGGTTTAGAAGAATTGGTGTTTGCTGATGGCCGCGAAAAAATCTATTTAGGCCGCGACTCTGCTGCCTTGATGTTGATCGCACAAATCCGCGATGAGGCGCATCGCTTTGCCATCACCGGCATGCGCGCTAAGCGCGCTTCAGTGCGCACTGGCGGCAGCAAGCTTGAAGAAATTCCCGGCATAGGCCCAAAGCGCCGCGCCAGTTTGCTTCAGCGTTTTGGCGGCGTGCGCGGCATTGCGTCGGCCAGCGCGCAAGATATTGCGACGGTCGATGGGATCTCAAAAGAATTGGCTGAAGAAATTTACCGCGTCTTGCATTGA
- the pgsA gene encoding CDP-diacylglycerol--glycerol-3-phosphate 3-phosphatidyltransferase: MFWTIPTLMTWTRIIAIPLIVGVFYIDLPSADRNMIATIMFVVFAATDWLDGFLARKLNQTSSFGAFLDPVADKFLVCASLLVLVHLQRADVFVALIIIGREIAISALREWMALIGATKSVAVHMLGKVKTMVQMIAIPFLLYDGRLFDLINTHVWGTWLIWISAVLTVWSMVYYLKKAIPEIRARAK; encoded by the coding sequence ATGTTTTGGACCATCCCCACACTTATGACCTGGACTCGCATTATTGCGATTCCCCTAATCGTTGGTGTGTTCTACATCGACTTGCCATCCGCCGACCGCAACATGATCGCAACCATCATGTTCGTGGTCTTTGCAGCGACTGATTGGTTAGATGGATTTTTGGCGCGCAAGCTCAACCAGACTTCATCCTTTGGTGCATTTTTAGACCCGGTGGCGGACAAATTTTTAGTCTGTGCCAGTTTGCTGGTGCTAGTGCATTTACAACGTGCCGACGTGTTTGTTGCGCTCATCATCATAGGCCGCGAGATCGCGATTTCTGCACTGCGCGAATGGATGGCTTTGATAGGCGCGACTAAAAGCGTAGCGGTGCATATGCTGGGCAAGGTTAAGACCATGGTGCAGATGATTGCGATCCCATTTTTACTTTATGACGGCCGCTTGTTTGATCTGATCAACACCCATGTTTGGGGAACTTGGTTGATCTGGATTTCAGCCGTTTTGACGGTCTGGTCCATGGTTTACTATTTGAAAAAAGCTATTCCCGAGATTCGTGCACGGGCCAAATAA